In the Rhinoderma darwinii isolate aRhiDar2 chromosome 13, aRhiDar2.hap1, whole genome shotgun sequence genome, one interval contains:
- the RBL1 gene encoding retinoblastoma-like protein 1 isoform X4, with the protein MQRVEADPESSNSSDGGPGERVREQLESLCRELNLDEETAAETMSNFTKTWSTYSLEGEVKHWLACALYAACRKGIIPTVGRGVMEGNGVSLTRILRSAKLSLIQFFNKMKKWMDMSNLPQEFRERVERLERNFEVSTVIFKKFEPIFMDIFQNPHEEPPRLPRSRKQRKLQCNVKDLFNFCWTLFVYAKGNFSLIGDDLVNSYHLLLCCLDLVYSHTLQCPHKDDLLNSSFTAELSDFGNCGEDPPCIISTLCDHYDGLAVEAKGIKQHYFKPYISKLYDRKIIKGECFLDVSSFTDNNKALNKEYEEYVLTVGDFDERVFLGDDADEEIGTPRKFLTELPTGNCTPRKNLESNLQQHFEKRRLFAPSTPLTGRRYLKEKEEVITPVSSATQCVIKLQSMVAGLRDTPSEHFLNLFKSCSRIPIENIQNTVNDAQKRFCHQYTQPSGDQPGSHIDFAINRWKLAEILYYKVLESIVVQEVKRRHGKDLTALLEQDIFHQSLLTCCLEIVLFAYSSPRKFPWTIDILNLSPFYFYKVIEVFIRSEDGLSRDMVKHLNSVEEQILESQAWTSNSVLWELLQASETVPTCEEVIIPSNFETDNEAGLGHLPMMPASPIVHPRLKEVRTDLGGSCRRDMQPLSPLSVHERYNSPTAGSAKRRLFGDDGPKELPVERLHTTPEVTRIRIVPCQPIEQMCVSPDKAILSEQKVNVTGLQYESYQQSSQSVKIYPQSQNENGIQVPLTAQALISPKRQVFRTQDVCPTSSNKPKRTGSLALFFRKVYHLASVRLKDLCFKLDLSNDLRRKIWTLFEYSLVHCTDLMKDRHLDQLLLCGVYIMAKATRLF; encoded by the exons ATGCAGAGAGTCGAGGCTGACCCGGAATCCTCCAACTCCTCGGACGGAGGGCCCGGAGAGCGGGTGCGGGAGCAGCTGGAGAGTTTGTGCCGGGAGCTCAACTTAGACGAAGAGACAGCGGCGGAGACTATGAGCAACTTCACCAAGACGTGGAGCACGTACAGCCTGGAG GGAGAGGTGAAGCACTGGTTGGCATGCGCTTTATATGCTGCATGTCGTAAAGGAATTATCCCAACTGTTGGAAGAGGTGTCATGGAGGGTAATGGGGTGTCACTTACCCGTATTCTCCGCTCTGCCAAGTTGAG TTTAATACAGTTCTTTAATAAAATGAAGAAATGGATGGACATGTCTAATCTTCCCCAAGAGTTCAGGGAGCGAGTGGAACGGCTGGAGAGAAACTTTGAGGTTTCTACAGTCATATTCAAGAAGTTTGAACCAATATTCATGGATATATTTCAAAACCCCCATGAAGAGCCTCCAAGACTGCCAAGAAGCAGAAAGCAAAG GAAATTGCAGTGTAATGTTAAAGATCTCTTTAACTTCTGCTGGACATTGTTTGTGTATGCCAAAG gcaaTTTCAGCTTGATAGGAGATGACTTGGTTAATTCTTACCACTTGCTTTTGTGTTGCCTGGATTTAGTATATTCCCACACCTTGCAATGCCCCCATAAAGATGATTTGCTGAATTCATCATTCACAG CAGAGCTGTCAGATTTTGGCAATTGTGGTGAAGATCCCCCGTGTATCATCAGTACGTTATGTGACCATTACGATGGTCTTGCAGTAGAAGCTAAAGGAATAAAGCAACATTACTTCAAGCCTTATATATCCAAACTGTATGATAGAAAG ATCATAAAAGGAGAATGCTTTCTGGATGTTTCAAGTTTTACAGACAACAA TAAAGCATTAAATAAGGAGTATGAAGAGTATGTCCTTACAGTTGGAGACTTTGATGAGCGCGTGTTTTTGGGAGATGATGCAGATGAGGAAATTGGGACCCCCAGGAAATTTTTGACTGAGCTTCCTACTGGCAATTGTACACCAAGGAAGAATTTGGAGTCCAACCTCCAGCAGCATTTTGAGAAG AGACGATTATTCGCTCCATCGACTCCGTTAACTGGTAGACGTTACCTGAAGGAGAAGGAGGAAGTAATTACTCCGGTCTCATCAGCAACACAGTGTGTGATCAAGCTGCAGAGCATGGTGGCTGGACTCCGAGATACCCCCAGCGAACATTTTCTTAATCTCTTCAA ATCATGTTCTCGCATTcctatagaaaatatacagaacaCTGTGAATGATGCTCAGAAACGGTTTTGTCATCAATACACTCAGCCGTCAGGAGATCAGCCGGGTTCTCATATTG ACTTTGCTATTAATCGTTGGAAACTGGCAGAGATTCTATACTATAAGGTTTTAGAATCAATTGTTGTTCAAGAAGTGAAGAGACGTCATGGAAAAGACTTGACT gcACTACTGGAGCAAGATATATTTCACCAGTCACTGCTGACATGTTGTCTTGAAATTGTGCTGTTTGCTTACAGTTCTCCCCGAAAATTTCCATGGACCATTGACATTCTCAATCTGAGTCCTTTCTATTTCTATAAG GTCATCGAAGTGTTCATCCGGTCAGAGGATGGGTTGTCGCGAGACATGGTAAAACACCTTAACAGCGTCGAAGAACAGATCTTAGAGAGCCAAGCCTGGACAAGCAACTCTGTTTTGTGGGAGCTACTTCAGGCATCTGAGACTGTGCCCACCTGTGAGGAA GTTATAATACCAAGCAACTTTGAAACGGACAATGAAGCAGGTTTAGGGCATCTCCCTATGATGCCAGCTTCACCAATCGTTCATCCTCGTTTGAAAGAAGTCCGCACTGATCTTGGGGGCTCTTGCAGAAGAG ATATGCAGCCTCTGTCGCCACTTTCTGTTCATGAACGCTACAACTCGCCTACTGCTGGCAGTGCCAAAAGGAGACTCTTTGGGGATGATGGTCCAAAGGAGTTGCCAGTAGAAAGATTGCACACTACACCAGAGGTTACCAGAATAAGAATTGTTCCGTGCCAGCCCATTGAACAGATGTGCGTGTCACCAGATAAGGCAATATTGTCTGAGCAGAAGGTGAATGTAACAG GTCTTCAATATGAAAGTTACCAGCAATCTTCACAGTCAGTAAAGATCTATCCACAGTCACAAAATGAAAATGGCATTCAGGTCCCTTTGACAGCACAGGCCTTGATCAGCCCTAAACGTCAGGTTTTCCGAACCCAAGATGTATGCCCCACATCATCAAACAAGCCCAAGAGAACAGGGTCTCTAGCTCTGTTCTTCAGAAAG gtgtaccaTTTGGCCAGTGTTCGTCTGAAAGACTTGTGTTTTAAGCTTGATTTGTCTAATGATTTAAGACGCAAGATTTGGACATTGTTTGAGTACTCACTGGTTCACTGCACGGATTTGATGAAAGATCGACACCTTGATCAGCTTCTTCTATGTGGAGTGTACATTATGGCCAAG